A genomic segment from Flavobacterium inviolabile encodes:
- a CDS encoding DEAD/DEAH box helicase translates to MKLKKINEKLALALSENGIQTPNEIQKDCFGTLKSGADAVVIMPSKGGKTTTIVYTVIQKLEKAEGESTRALIMVKDKEEVLKMVELFKKFGNYHDLRVFGTHDKGDIDYDKNHISLGIDVLIGTPTKINAMFSSAGFNMNTIKMFVIDDSDELFKLRMDAVVLRLSSSIEKTQRLFFSENLTERVEVLADKIMIEPYLFGVDDYEEDEDENLYI, encoded by the coding sequence ATGAAATTAAAAAAGATAAATGAAAAACTGGCATTAGCCTTGTCAGAAAACGGGATTCAAACGCCTAATGAAATACAGAAAGACTGCTTCGGAACCCTTAAAAGCGGAGCCGATGCGGTAGTTATCATGCCGTCAAAAGGAGGTAAAACCACCACAATTGTTTATACCGTTATCCAGAAACTGGAAAAAGCCGAAGGCGAATCGACCAGAGCCCTGATCATGGTGAAAGACAAGGAAGAAGTGCTGAAAATGGTTGAACTGTTTAAAAAGTTTGGCAATTACCATGACCTTCGTGTTTTTGGAACACATGATAAAGGGGATATCGATTATGATAAAAACCACATTTCACTGGGAATTGATGTTCTTATCGGGACACCGACAAAAATCAATGCCATGTTCTCTTCGGCAGGATTCAACATGAACACGATTAAGATGTTTGTGATCGATGATTCCGATGAACTTTTCAAACTGCGTATGGATGCCGTCGTATTGCGCCTGTCGAGCAGTATTGAAAAAACACAGCGTTTGTTCTTCTCGGAAAACCTGACCGAAAGAGTAGAAGTGCTGGCTGATAAAATCATGATCGAACCGTATCTGTTCGGTGTAGACGATTATGAAGAGGATGAAGACGAAAATTTATACATATAA
- a CDS encoding putative signal transducing protein codes for MGMMKVFSGSETLALTLQTKLEEAGVDTIVKNNVQTAKVSGAGAKGLAVEVFINEAYFAKANPVIEAFRMSLG; via the coding sequence ATGGGAATGATGAAAGTGTTTTCAGGGAGTGAAACTTTAGCACTCACTTTGCAAACAAAACTGGAAGAAGCCGGCGTGGATACCATTGTTAAAAACAATGTTCAAACGGCAAAAGTGAGCGGTGCCGGAGCAAAAGGCCTGGCGGTTGAAGTGTTTATCAATGAAGCTTATTTTGCAAAAGCAAATCCCGTTATTGAAGCCTTCAGGATGAGTCTTGGATAG
- a CDS encoding ABC transporter permease, with translation MSVLALIIKREFIAKVRNKSFIVMTFLSPLLIVGMSFLIGYLASMNDDEVKKIAIHDEAGILKQDFKNTKKITYVDLSAMPLKTAKDTASKNYEGMIYVPKVADPKELLNKVEYISDDSPNMDFIVEVEKVIDNQLTRGNLKALGFDYDKIEKAKTNANIHLTSFNGEERFKWLNIMKVVIGGAFGYLIMMFIIIYGNFVMRSVIEEKTNRIIEIIISSVKPFQLMMGKIIGNSLAGILQFAIWAIVGVILLVGVSSFFGIQTGTQATVDPEMLNAAQQEMGGTIQAYIREIFNLPLGTLVSCFVIYFIGGYFLYSSLYAAIGAAVDSETDSQQFLLPILMPMMLGVYVGFFTVMNDPHGTVATVFSIIPLTSPIVMLMRIPFGVPWWQLVLSIALLFGTFLLVVWFASKIYRVGILMYGKKPTWKELFKWLKY, from the coding sequence ATGAGTGTTTTAGCCTTAATTATAAAGAGAGAATTTATCGCCAAAGTGCGTAATAAGTCATTCATTGTAATGACGTTCCTGAGTCCGTTATTAATTGTCGGGATGTCATTCTTAATCGGCTATCTGGCGAGTATGAATGATGATGAAGTGAAAAAAATCGCCATTCATGATGAAGCCGGAATTTTAAAACAGGATTTTAAGAATACCAAAAAAATAACCTACGTTGACCTGTCGGCTATGCCGCTGAAAACCGCTAAGGATACCGCCAGTAAAAATTATGAAGGAATGATCTACGTTCCGAAAGTGGCCGATCCGAAAGAATTGCTGAACAAAGTAGAATACATTTCCGACGACAGTCCGAATATGGATTTCATTGTCGAGGTAGAAAAGGTTATCGATAATCAGCTGACAAGAGGAAACCTGAAAGCGCTGGGTTTTGACTATGATAAAATTGAAAAAGCCAAAACAAATGCCAACATCCATTTAACCAGCTTTAATGGAGAAGAGCGTTTTAAATGGCTGAATATCATGAAAGTTGTTATTGGCGGTGCTTTTGGTTACCTGATTATGATGTTCATTATCATCTACGGAAACTTTGTAATGCGCAGCGTTATTGAAGAAAAGACAAACCGTATTATCGAAATTATTATATCGTCTGTAAAACCTTTCCAGCTGATGATGGGTAAAATCATCGGGAACTCGCTGGCCGGTATTCTGCAGTTTGCAATATGGGCGATAGTGGGAGTGATCCTGCTGGTTGGGGTTTCCTCATTCTTTGGCATCCAGACCGGTACGCAGGCAACTGTGGATCCGGAAATGCTGAATGCAGCACAACAGGAAATGGGTGGAACGATCCAGGCATATATCAGAGAAATTTTCAACCTTCCTTTGGGAACACTGGTAAGCTGTTTTGTAATCTACTTTATTGGCGGTTACTTTTTATACAGCTCCCTTTATGCGGCAATCGGCGCTGCAGTAGATAGCGAAACCGATTCGCAGCAATTTTTACTGCCTATTCTGATGCCGATGATGTTAGGGGTTTATGTTGGTTTTTTCACGGTGATGAACGATCCGCACGGAACCGTTGCAACGGTTTTCTCCATTATACCGTTAACCTCACCAATAGTTATGCTGATGCGGATTCCGTTTGGCGTGCCTTGGTGGCAATTGGTACTTTCCATAGCATTGCTGTTCGGAACATTCCTGTTAGTGGTGTGGTTTGCATCAAAAATCTACAGAGTCGGAATCCTGATGTACGGTAAAAAACCAACCTGGAAAGAATTATTCAAATGGTTAAAATATTAA
- a CDS encoding sigma-54-dependent transcriptional regulator: MPKILIIEDEAAIRRVLTKILSEENDTYIVEEAEDGLKGLEKIKNEDYDLVLCDIKMPKMDGEEVLEAVKKIKPEIPMVMISGHGDLETAVNTMRLGAFDYISKPPDLNRLLNTVRNALDRKQLVVENKILKKKVSKNYEMIGNSEPINHIKEIIDKVAPTEARVLITGPNGTGKELVAHQLHEKSERAAAPLIEVNCAAIPSELIESELFGHVKGAFTSAVKDRAGKFEAADKGTIFLDEIGDMSLPAQAKVLRALQENMITRVGADKDIKVDVRIVAATNKDLKKEIEEGRFREDLYHRLAVILIKVPALNDRRDDIPLLVKHFAEKIASEQGNTAKKFSAAAVKLLQEYDWTGNIRELRNVIERLIILGGAEISENDVKMFASK; encoded by the coding sequence ATGCCTAAGATATTAATAATAGAAGACGAAGCAGCTATCCGGAGAGTATTGACAAAAATACTGTCTGAGGAGAATGATACCTATATCGTTGAAGAAGCGGAAGACGGACTTAAGGGATTGGAAAAGATTAAAAATGAAGATTACGATCTGGTACTTTGTGATATCAAGATGCCCAAGATGGATGGAGAAGAAGTGCTGGAAGCGGTAAAAAAGATAAAACCGGAAATTCCGATGGTGATGATCTCCGGACACGGCGATCTTGAAACAGCGGTTAATACCATGCGTTTGGGAGCATTTGACTATATTTCCAAACCGCCCGATTTAAACCGTTTGCTAAATACGGTCCGCAATGCCTTAGACAGAAAACAACTCGTTGTTGAAAATAAAATACTAAAGAAAAAAGTCAGTAAAAACTACGAGATGATCGGGAATAGCGAGCCTATTAACCATATCAAGGAGATTATTGACAAAGTAGCGCCCACAGAAGCGCGGGTACTGATAACCGGACCTAACGGAACCGGAAAAGAACTTGTTGCCCACCAGCTGCATGAAAAAAGCGAACGGGCTGCGGCACCCTTGATAGAAGTGAACTGTGCTGCGATTCCGTCCGAATTGATCGAAAGTGAATTATTTGGTCACGTAAAAGGAGCTTTTACTTCGGCTGTAAAGGATCGTGCCGGAAAGTTTGAAGCGGCCGATAAGGGAACCATCTTCCTGGATGAAATAGGCGATATGAGCCTTCCAGCCCAGGCAAAAGTACTGAGAGCTTTACAGGAAAACATGATTACCCGTGTAGGGGCGGATAAAGACATAAAAGTAGATGTCCGTATTGTGGCAGCAACCAATAAAGACCTTAAAAAAGAAATTGAAGAAGGACGCTTTAGAGAAGATTTATACCACCGTCTGGCGGTAATCTTAATTAAAGTACCGGCGCTTAACGACAGAAGAGACGATATCCCGTTGCTGGTAAAACACTTTGCCGAAAAAATTGCTTCCGAACAGGGAAATACGGCAAAGAAATTTTCGGCTGCCGCAGTAAAACTGTTACAGGAATACGACTGGACCGGAAATATCCGGGAACTGCGCAATGTGATTGAACGGTTAATCATTTTAGGCGGAGCGGAAATATCGGAGAATGACGTGAAAATGTTCGCGAGCAAATAG
- a CDS encoding mechanosensitive ion channel family protein, with the protein MLDELKDILGFKLIDTRNIDFSVVNLIVLVVALMMTGVILKFILKVITRKIPAEDKNKFVSVFQFFKYIVYLFVVMFTLHSSGVNMNVFLTASAALFVGIGLALQTFFQDIISGILMILDQSLHIGDIIEVDGKVGQVTEIRLRTTRAVTRNDRVMIIPNHKFMSETLFNWTQNNSTNRDQVSVGVAYGSDVRLVKKLLEDCVRETEGVLTDKEVIAIFEDFGDSALSFSVFFYVGNGMRTPRVQSEIRFKIEEAFRQHKISIPFPQSEVTIINRQNKA; encoded by the coding sequence ATGTTGGATGAATTAAAAGACATACTCGGATTTAAATTAATAGACACCAGAAATATCGATTTTTCGGTAGTGAATTTAATTGTCCTGGTGGTGGCTTTAATGATGACGGGAGTCATTTTAAAATTCATCCTGAAAGTAATTACCCGGAAGATACCGGCAGAAGACAAAAACAAATTTGTAAGCGTATTCCAGTTTTTTAAATACATCGTTTACCTGTTCGTAGTCATGTTTACACTCCATTCATCCGGAGTGAACATGAATGTCTTTTTAACCGCTTCGGCGGCGCTTTTTGTAGGGATCGGACTGGCATTGCAAACCTTTTTCCAGGATATTATTTCCGGAATACTGATGATCCTGGACCAGTCGTTGCACATTGGCGATATTATTGAAGTAGACGGAAAAGTGGGACAGGTAACGGAAATCCGGTTGCGAACAACAAGAGCCGTAACCCGTAACGACAGGGTGATGATCATCCCGAATCATAAGTTTATGAGTGAAACCCTGTTTAACTGGACACAGAACAACAGTACAAACCGGGATCAGGTATCGGTGGGAGTGGCTTACGGAAGTGATGTGCGGCTGGTTAAAAAATTACTGGAAGACTGTGTGAGAGAAACCGAAGGCGTTTTAACAGACAAAGAGGTGATTGCGATCTTTGAAGATTTCGGAGATTCTGCCCTCAGTTTTTCCGTTTTCTTTTATGTGGGCAACGGAATGAGAACACCGAGGGTTCAGAGTGAGATCCGCTTTAAAATAGAAGAGGCTTTTCGACAACATAAAATTTCGATTCCTTTTCCGCAGAGTGAGGTTACCATTATAAACCGGCAAAATAAAGCCTGA